AAAATTATTGCTTGGGGTTTGAGGGAAATAGGACCCGGTTATGTTCTTATTCTTGGACTGTTAATTTTGCTGATGTAAGATAGGTTATTCTGTAAACCTAATGTCTACGTATAAATAATGAGAATTAACACAGTAAATATTCAATGAAAAGTCAAACTATTAGGGTTATAATTTTCTTCACTCACTGGGTCTCGTAACTATTGGGAATGGAGTGGCTGGAACAACACTGCAGCTTCTGCAGGCCTTTGGTAAGCAAGGCATCTGGCTGGACAGCAGGTGAGCACCAGGCTTCAAATCTGCAGACAGAAGCTGCAAGAAAATGGACTGGAGGCTGACACAAACCAAAGCAGGATGGCCTTAGCGCAAAAACAGCTTCCTAGATGGTTTTTATATTGTAATTTAAAGCAGCCCTGGGTAGGGATATCATAATTTCAAGGCCAAACTAAATCTCTCCCCTGCAATCTGCATCCCCCAAAGAATTGCAAGATGAGGGGGAGACTGTTTCAGCATAATATACACACTTTCATTTACGACCATTTGAATACAGACTTTCTATACACACATCACCtatataataaaaatgtacatGGCATGAGTATATGTTGCTGTATAAATATAGAGTTTTAGAAATCTTGAACCCGTGCTTCCTGTTCACATcaatttctcctcttctttctccccagTCAGGTCCATCATTTCAGAGTTGGACAAAAGGGACAAGTGTCATTTGTGTTGGTCTGGGCCCAGAATTTGATacactggaaagaaagaaagatacacCTCAGGTTTATCAGGggaaatggaagaaaggaaagagccaCTAAGGCTCAACAAGGTCTAGTCAGAAAAGTTCTTACTGTGGGAGGATAGGAGGACAATTTCAACGGCTGCTATCCCCAAAAGCAAGGTATGTTTTACAAAGCACATTATTGCAATCAGCTGAGAACAGTCATGAAGCTGCTCTCTGTTGAGTACTGGATGTGACTTTTTTTCCACTTTATCATCCAGTTGGCCTAAGAGGTGTTCTATCTGCCAACGCCTGTCATCCTCAAGTATTCAGGACCTCTTCATACCATGAATTCAGGCAAAAATCTGAGTCTACCTCTTGtagaaaaataatgaacaaaacaaaacaattaaaatgttttccattcTGCTGATATAACTCTCCCTGGCAACACAGTAAGACAAGGAATGACTTGTCTGTAAAGATCATCCTGAAGAGGCAGACCTCCCCAGCTATTCTGTTAATGGAGTTACTCATCTCATATTCAGGATCTCGAGTCCATTCCTTTCATCTAAACCAAGTCTACTGGCAatactatcttaaaaaaaaaacaaaaacaaaacaaaacaaaaaaacattagGTATGTTCCAGCATACCTTTTATTGCCATTTTCTAAGAAGCCATCATTGCTCTAGTGTAACTGCTTATCCAGTGCCCTGAAGGGACTGGAGTAAAAATGAGCCGGGAAATTTCAACTGTACTATTCTGAATTCTGGTGTTGTTTAAGCCACAATTTACAGAAAATATTATGATCAGACATTAACGGTGAACATGAGCATAGTAAAACATTCAAGAAAAGCATCTCTGCTGttggaagagaagaaaatgaggatGTATGTAGTGCCTACCTCTTTGTGTAGCACATGGGTGCATGCCATTGGGTGCAGCTCATTGGGCTGGACAAATTTCTGGCACATCAAACACAGCTTACAGGTGGCTGGTGCCTGCAGAACAGAGGCAGGATCACAAAGTAAGGAACTGCCAGGCCTTCCTGATTTTCACACCCCTAATTCCATGTACGCTTGTCAGAATAGGCCCCAAGGGCAGAAAAAATTTTACATCAAAAGAAGTGAGTCCAGAGATTCTTTGCTAAAGTACCTACATGTTGTCATAGGATTGAAAATAAGCAAGCTGACAAGATGTTTTCTTCCTGCACTGCACCCATAACCCCATCCCCCTTACCCCAGCTTCTACATACTTCAGTGTTCCAAGAAAAAGAGTCTTACATGTGAAGACCTTCCCGGATATGAAACTTGGGCAGAAGGCAAGAACATTGGGGTACTGATTTGGGCCAGTGGAGCAGGGTACAAGGCTCGAATCCGACCAAGTGACTGTGGGTGGAAACATTGTCAGAGTAAAGGAAGAGTCTGGGTAACAGAGCATATAACAAAACGAAATAATTTACTTCCCAGTCcaacaaaggaagaaagcaaCTAGATAATAGCTAACCCTACTGCAATGCTTCTTCCCACTCCAAGTTTTTCTGAAACATACCTGTCCCTCATCTTCTCAATAGGCCTAAGTTCTTTCCCAGGCAACTTATCTTACCTGAGTACTTGCTGCCACTCGCTCATGTTCAGCCAGCCGTGCAGCTACCAACTGGATCAGCTCCTCCATGGTCAGGCCTGCCATGGTGGTACGTGCTGTCTTGATTTGCTGCAGAATATTGGTCATCTGGGCCCTAAGGAAAAACATAGTGAGGGAGATCCTATGTTGTACCCGTGAAACCTCCCCTACTCTAATCCAGACACATTTCTCTGACAATGATACTTTAATTCATCTTTAAAGATACTTACTTATTGCATTGTGGAAACCGAGTCAGCAGCTTTTCCAGGATCTTCTCCAGTTTGTCTACTGGTTGGGGCCGGGGAGATTCAGTGGAAGTCTTAACACCGCCCAAGCCTGGGGGAGGCGGGATGGAGGCAGCAGGGGGCATGTGTGGACTGTGGGGGCTGACAAGGGAACCCAAGCCAGGGCTATTTCTCCCATGGGAGCCAGGAAGGGGTGGGGAAGGTTGATTGGGTTGGGAAAGGGCAGGGTTCAGGATTGGGAAAGATAAGGAACGGGGATCTGCACTGGGCATAACCATGGGCATTGTGACCTGCCCAATGGAGAAGGGCATCCGAGGAGCCAGAGAGGGGTTGGGCTGAAACACCTGAAGCATGAAGTCTGTCTGCAGAGAGGAACAGGTAGAggacaagagaaaatgaaaatttaggaGGGGCAGGTGTGACACAGAGGTAAAGACGCCATCTGGGGTGTGCAAACTCCAtcctggagtgcctgagtttgagttctagctctgctcccaattccagcttcctgcttctgtgcaccctggaaggcagcaagcaaCAGCTCCACTGGCCAACCACCCACataaacccagattgagttccagcttttggcttcagcctgacctaagcccaggctcttgcaggcatttgggtaatgaacaagcaaatgggagatctccgTTTGCCTGTATAACTATCTCCCTGGCTTTCAAAAAAGTTAGTTCAGGAAATTGGAGCAGAAATCAATGAGTAACTCTTGTATTATTCTATCACCTTCATAAAAAGAACAAGCAGAAGATCTGTCTCCACTACAACCAAAGAACAGTGGAGTCCCTAAAGCCAGCTCTCTTACCTCTGATGGGGGTGGAGGCAAAGTGGGAGTAGGGATTTGAGGAAGGCTGCTCAGTTTGGCCCCATTCCTCACTAGCTGGATGTGGCTATTAAACTGGTCCTGggggaaatgggaagaaaagaaaggattaTTCTCTACTGCTGGGCTAGTGAGCCAATTTAGAGAGAATACCACCCATTGTTAAGGAAAAGAGAAGCAGGTAGGACCAGTCCAAAAGCAATGTAAAAGGTTACTATCTCTCTATCACCAGGAGGTTTAAGCAGAAACTAATGCTGACCAAATGGTCACCCATTACTACACTTACccgaa
The sequence above is a segment of the Ochotona princeps isolate mOchPri1 chromosome 4, mOchPri1.hap1, whole genome shotgun sequence genome. Coding sequences within it:
- the RNF214 gene encoding RING finger protein 214 isoform X4 codes for the protein MAAPEVAGVVANAPDPPESSSVCASKSDEGLPDGLSPKDPAQKQKNSPPSSTDFKTADSEVNTDQDIEKNLDKMMTERTLLKERYQEVLDKQRQVENQLQVQLKQLQQRREEEMKNHQEILKAIQDVTIKREETKKKIEKEKKEFLQKEQDLKAEIEKLCEKGRREVWEMELDRLKNQDGEINRNIMEETERAWKAEILSLESRKELLVLKLEEAEKEAELHLTYLKSTPPTLETVRSKQEWETRLNGVRIMKKNVRDQFNSHIQLVRNGAKLSSLPQIPTPTLPPPPSETDFMLQVFQPNPSLAPRMPFSIGQVTMPMVMPSADPRSLSFPILNPALSQPNQPSPPLPGSHGRNSPGLGSLVSPHSPHMPPAASIPPPPGLGGVKTSTESPRPQPVDKLEKILEKLLTRFPQCNKAQMTNILQQIKTARTTMAGLTMEELIQLVAARLAEHERVAASTQSLGRIRALYPAPLAQISTPMFLPSAQVSYPGRSSHAPATCKLCLMCQKFVQPNELHPMACTHVLHKECIKFWAQTNTNDTCPFCPTLK
- the RNF214 gene encoding RING finger protein 214 isoform X5, which encodes MAAPEVAGVVANAPDPPESSSVCASKSDEGLPDGLSPKDPAQKQKNSPPSSTDFKTADSEVNTDQDIEKNLDKMMTERTLLKERYQEVLDKQRQVENQLQVQLKQLQQRREEEMKNHQEILKAIQDVTIKREETKKKIEKEKKEFLQKEQDLKAEIEKLCEKGRREVWEMELDRLKNQDGEINRNIMEETERAWKAEILSLESRKELLVLKLEEAEKEAELHLTYLKSTPPTLETVRSKQEWETRLNGVRIMKKNVRDQFNSHIQLVRNGAKLSSLPQIPTPTLPPPPSETDFMLQVFQPNPSLAPRMPFSIGQVTMPMVMPSADPRSLSFPILNPALSQPNQPSPPLPGSHGRNSPGLGSLVSPHSPHMPPAASIPPPPGLGGVKTSTESPRPQPVDKLEKILEKLLTRFPQCNKAQMTNILQQIKTARTTMAGLTMEELIQLVAARLAEHERVAASTQAPATCKLCLMCQKFVQPNELHPMACTHVLHKECIKFWAQTNTNDTCPFCPTLK